AGTAAACCATTACGAAACCGAAGCCATTTGGCAACTATTTAAAAAAGAAGGCTACGAACGCGTTGATTTTGAGAAAACAGCCGATGTTTATGTCATTAATACATGTACCGTAACGAATACGGGTGACAAAAAAAGCCGCCAAGTGATTCGTCGTGCAATTCGTCGCAATCCGGATGCGGTTATTTGCGTAACAGGTTGTTATGCGCAAACCTCCCCTGCTGAAATTATGGCAATTCCAGGGGTAGACATCGTCGTTGGTACGCAAGATCGGACGAAAATGTTAGAATACATTGAGCAATACAAAAAAGAACGTCAACCGATCAATGCGGTGCGCAACATCATGAAAAACCGTGTGTACGAAGAGTTAGACGTCCCTGCGTTTACCGACCGAACTCGAGCATCATTAAAAATTCAAGAGGGTTGCAATAACTTCTGTACGTTCTGTATTATCCCTTGGGCGCGTGGGTTAATGCGTTCTCGTGATCCGAAAGAAGTGATTCGTCAAGCACAACAATTGGTTGATGCTGGATATAAGGAAATCGTACTAACAGGTATTCATACGGGTGGATACGGTGAAGACATGAAAGATTACAACTTAGCTATGCTCCTTCGGGATATTGAGGAACAAGTAAAAGGATTAAAACGTCTACGTATCTCTTCCATTGAGGCAAGTCAGTTAACCGATGAAGTGATTGAAGTAATTGATCGTTCGAACATTATCGTTCGTCATTTACACATCCCACTTCAATCTGGATCTAATACCGTGTTAAAACGGATGCGCCGTAAATATACGATGGAATTTTTCGCGGAACGATTAACGCGGCTTCGTCAAGCTCTACCAGGATTAGCGGTTACATCCGATGTGATTGTTGGATTCCCTGGGGAAACGGAAGAAGAATTCATGGAAACTTACAATTTTATTAAAGAGCATAAGTTCTCTGAGCTTCACGTTTTCCCTTATTCAAAACGGACAGGAACACCAGCGGCTCGAATGGAAAATCAAATTGATGAAGAAGTGAAAAACGAGCGAGTTCACCGCTTAATTGCACTTTCTGATCAATTAGCAAAAGAATATGCTTCCCAGTTTGAAGGAGAAGTGTTAGAAGTCATTCCAGAAGAGCGTTATAAAGAAGATCCAGAAAGCGGTCTGTACGAAGGATATACCGATAACTACTTAAAAATTGTATTCCCAGCAACCGAAGACATGGTTGGGAAACTCGTTAAAGTAAAAATTACCAAAGCAGGATATCCTTATAATGAAGGAAAATTTGTACGTGTGGTGGATGATGTGTTAGAGACGACAAAGGAAGCGGCGATATAAAAAATTTAATCCCCTAATCGAGCTGGTCTACATAGACCGGCTCTTTTTTTGAAAAACTATTTGAAAACAACATCATGTTAGTGTTATGATGTATGATGTATGACATCTTATCTCGAAAGGAGATTCTTTTGATGAAAGAAATTGCACGTATGATTGATCATACTTTACTTAAACCAGAAACAACAAAAGAGCAAATCGAAAAGCTTTGCAATGAAGCGAAAGAATACAACTTTGCTTCCGTATGTGTAAACCCTACATGGGTAAAATATGCGAGTGAATTATTACAAGGAACAGAAGTAAAAGTTTGTACAGTTATCGGTTTTCCTCTTGGAGCAAATACGCCAGAAACAAAAGCGTTTGAAACGAAAAATGCAATTGAAAACGGTGCCGAAGAAGTAGACATGGTTATTAACATCGGTGCGTTAAAAAGTGGTAACTATGATTTAGTTGAAGAAGATATTCGTGCGGTTGTAGAAGCTGCTAAAGGAAAAGCATTAACTAAAGTGATTATTGA
The window above is part of the Bacillus sp. (in: firmicutes) genome. Proteins encoded here:
- the deoC gene encoding deoxyribose-phosphate aldolase, producing the protein MMKEIARMIDHTLLKPETTKEQIEKLCNEAKEYNFASVCVNPTWVKYASELLQGTEVKVCTVIGFPLGANTPETKAFETKNAIENGAEEVDMVINIGALKSGNYDLVEEDIRAVVEAAKGKALTKVIIETSLLTEEEKVKACELSVKAGADYVKTSTGFSTGGATVEDVALMRKTVGPDIGVKASGGVRSADDAEKMIEAGATRIGASSGVKIVQGLTSDADY
- the mtaB gene encoding tRNA (N(6)-L-threonylcarbamoyladenosine(37)-C(2))-methylthiotransferase MtaB translates to MATVAFHTLGCKVNHYETEAIWQLFKKEGYERVDFEKTADVYVINTCTVTNTGDKKSRQVIRRAIRRNPDAVICVTGCYAQTSPAEIMAIPGVDIVVGTQDRTKMLEYIEQYKKERQPINAVRNIMKNRVYEELDVPAFTDRTRASLKIQEGCNNFCTFCIIPWARGLMRSRDPKEVIRQAQQLVDAGYKEIVLTGIHTGGYGEDMKDYNLAMLLRDIEEQVKGLKRLRISSIEASQLTDEVIEVIDRSNIIVRHLHIPLQSGSNTVLKRMRRKYTMEFFAERLTRLRQALPGLAVTSDVIVGFPGETEEEFMETYNFIKEHKFSELHVFPYSKRTGTPAARMENQIDEEVKNERVHRLIALSDQLAKEYASQFEGEVLEVIPEERYKEDPESGLYEGYTDNYLKIVFPATEDMVGKLVKVKITKAGYPYNEGKFVRVVDDVLETTKEAAI